In a genomic window of Dyadobacter fermentans DSM 18053:
- a CDS encoding ABC transporter permease, translating to MLKNYFKIAFRNLWKHKVFSLINILGLTVGMSACLLISMYVHFELTYDAFHSKADRIYRVVTDIKTPSETIHAGITSWAYAPAMKQDFPEVESFARINGGSFLVRKGDIKFQEEATVFADSSLFRVFDFKLVKGDPGTALKEPLSIVFTEKAAKKYFGDSDPIGQTLLLSGDRLPAKVTGVMQDMPENSQIKGDMFISMATMTQRFNRGVDEEWGNFGATSYVLLKPGTNSKAFEKKLPAFMERRAGKLMQEAKMRYTLFLEPLRDVHLHSTRDVAEKGSMNNVYVFSVVAVFILLIACINFVNLTTARSAERAREVGIRKVVGAARSLLARQFVSESVMLCLIAFLFSVMLSAALVPLFNNLAGKVVVTGLFADPSFLVYMFLAAIVIGVLAGIYPALVLSSFEPVTVLKGRFTTSVKGILLRKGLVTVQFAISIALIIATMVVFIQMRYMRNRDLGFSKDQMLVINTEGDPKRAAFKESLVGLAGVKSSAASSSVPGSFNPGAYSEIENKSGDLQVANLDLYFVDFDYIHQFGLKMAAGRAFSKDFGTDTTQAMVVNEAASRLLGYARPEEALGRRFRQWGREGTIIGVVKDFHFRSLQENIKPLTMRIEPRNSDLVSVKIEGGRLKETVAAIEEKWKGLMPDRPFSYYFMDEFFDRQYRSEERFEKLFLNFAILAIFISCLGLLGLASYSTMQRTKEIGVRKVMGASVASIVALLSRDFLKLVLIAFVVASPVAYFGMERWLQNFAYRTDIYWWVFALAAVLSTAIAFGTVSFQSIKAAIMNPVKSLRSE from the coding sequence ATGTTAAAGAACTATTTCAAAATTGCCTTCCGGAACCTCTGGAAGCACAAGGTATTTTCACTGATCAACATCCTCGGACTCACCGTAGGGATGTCGGCCTGCCTGCTGATTTCCATGTACGTCCATTTCGAGCTGACGTACGACGCGTTCCACAGCAAGGCCGATCGCATTTACCGCGTGGTGACGGACATTAAAACGCCTTCGGAGACGATTCATGCGGGAATCACGTCGTGGGCTTACGCGCCCGCCATGAAGCAGGACTTCCCAGAGGTCGAATCCTTTGCGCGGATCAATGGCGGGAGCTTCCTGGTCCGAAAGGGTGATATCAAATTTCAGGAAGAAGCGACGGTCTTTGCCGACTCGTCGCTTTTTCGTGTATTCGACTTCAAATTAGTCAAAGGCGATCCCGGAACGGCGTTGAAAGAGCCGCTAAGCATTGTTTTTACGGAAAAAGCGGCCAAAAAGTATTTCGGCGACAGCGATCCGATCGGCCAAACACTGCTGCTCTCGGGCGATAGGCTTCCCGCCAAAGTTACCGGTGTGATGCAGGATATGCCCGAAAATTCGCAGATCAAGGGCGATATGTTCATTTCGATGGCCACCATGACCCAGCGCTTCAACCGGGGCGTCGACGAGGAATGGGGAAATTTCGGCGCTACGTCCTATGTGCTGCTGAAACCCGGGACAAACAGCAAAGCATTTGAAAAGAAGCTGCCTGCATTTATGGAGCGCCGCGCGGGCAAGCTCATGCAAGAGGCCAAAATGCGCTACACGCTTTTCCTCGAACCGCTGCGCGACGTGCATTTGCATTCGACCCGCGACGTGGCTGAAAAAGGAAGCATGAACAACGTGTATGTGTTTTCCGTCGTGGCGGTCTTCATTCTGCTGATCGCCTGCATCAACTTCGTTAACCTCACCACCGCACGGTCGGCCGAACGGGCGCGCGAGGTAGGGATACGGAAGGTCGTAGGCGCCGCCAGGTCTTTGCTGGCGCGGCAGTTTGTGAGCGAATCGGTGATGCTGTGCCTCATTGCCTTCCTGTTTTCGGTAATGCTTTCGGCCGCGCTTGTGCCGCTTTTCAATAATCTGGCGGGAAAGGTGGTCGTTACCGGCCTTTTTGCCGATCCGTCGTTCCTGGTCTATATGTTTTTGGCGGCGATCGTGATCGGTGTGCTGGCGGGCATTTATCCGGCTTTGGTACTGTCGTCGTTTGAGCCGGTCACAGTGCTGAAAGGCCGTTTTACGACAAGTGTGAAGGGTATTTTATTAAGAAAAGGCTTGGTAACGGTCCAGTTTGCCATTTCCATTGCCCTGATCATCGCCACGATGGTCGTTTTCATCCAAATGCGCTACATGCGCAACCGCGATCTGGGTTTCAGCAAGGATCAGATGCTGGTCATCAATACGGAGGGCGACCCGAAACGGGCGGCTTTCAAGGAATCGCTGGTGGGTCTCGCGGGCGTGAAATCCTCGGCTGCGTCGTCCAGCGTTCCGGGAAGCTTTAATCCAGGCGCTTACTCCGAAATCGAGAACAAAAGCGGTGATTTGCAGGTCGCAAACCTGGATCTGTATTTCGTCGATTTCGACTACATTCACCAATTTGGGCTCAAAATGGCTGCCGGGAGGGCATTTTCCAAAGATTTTGGGACGGATACCACGCAGGCTATGGTCGTGAACGAAGCCGCATCCAGGCTGCTGGGTTACGCCAGGCCGGAAGAGGCGCTGGGCCGCCGGTTCAGGCAATGGGGGCGCGAGGGGACGATCATTGGTGTGGTGAAAGACTTCCATTTCAGGTCGTTGCAGGAAAATATCAAACCACTCACGATGCGGATCGAGCCGCGTAACTCCGACCTCGTATCCGTAAAGATCGAGGGCGGACGGCTGAAAGAAACCGTGGCGGCCATCGAAGAGAAATGGAAGGGACTGATGCCCGACCGGCCATTCAGCTACTATTTCATGGACGAATTTTTCGACCGGCAGTACCGCAGCGAGGAGCGCTTTGAAAAGCTCTTCCTCAACTTCGCCATCCTGGCCATATTCATTTCCTGCCTCGGATTGCTGGGCCTGGCATCGTACAGTACCATGCAGCGCACGAAGGAAATCGGCGTGCGGAAAGTAATGGGTGCGTCCGTTGCCAGCATCGTGGCCCTGCTTTCACGGGATTTTCTCAAGCTGGTCCTTATCGCATTTGTGGTCGCCTCGCCGGTTGCTTACTTCGGGATGGAGCGTTGGTTGCAGAATTTCGCCTATCGCACAGACATTTATTGGTGGGTTTTCGCCCTGGCGGCGGTGTTGTCCACGGCCATTGCATTTGGGACTGTAAGCTTCCAGAGCATCAAAGCGGCCATAATGAACCCGGTGAAAAGCCTTCGAAGCGAATAG
- a CDS encoding FtsX-like permease family protein yields MLRNYLKIIFRNLWKNKGYAAINIGGLAIGMGVAMLIGLWIYDELSFNRYFNNYERIGQIHQNQTRNGEKKTVPSLPVPFVGELKTHYAGYFKHIVASTQTGEYILTAGDTKLSRSGHFIDAAGPELFSLRMLQGSWSALEDKQGIILSQSAARALFGVADPMNQIVKVDTDLHLKVTGVYEDFPQNTKFSDVQFMGSWDYFLEKNRWMKEKKWDNHAIWVFTELAENTSFEAASTGIRLSELSVIRRMDDMKEEAATRPEMWVHPMKNWHLYSEFRNGAVGDGPVKYVWMVGLIGFFVLLLACINFVNLSTARSEKRAREVGVRKAIGSLRTQLIGQFFSESLLVVTVSFLLALAGVVLALPWFNNLAAKQMIVPWDNPYFWISCVGFVLITSVLAGSYPAIYLTSFQPVKVLKGGGASLRTHFGRFAYTPRQVLVVLQFTISVTLIICTTIVYRQIQFAKQRSVGYTREGLLMIPMKTDDFYGKAGIFRAELKNTGLVEEVAESQSPVTGVWSANDGFSWNGMPEGFTETFATLTVSADYARTVGWQFVRGRNFSASFASDTSGFVINESAARLLGVADPVGMVVSWKSQWMTDNIRKQFTVLGVVKDMVMESPFEAVRPTVFFLSGSPNWINIRLNAHVSAAEALPAIENVFKKLVPAAPFEYKFADTEYDTKFRNEERVGKLAGFFAALAIVISCLGLFGLASFTAEQRTREIGIRKVLGASVTALWRMLSRDFVLLVAVASAIAAPLAWYSMSEWLKNYQYRTEISWWIFVLAAAGALVLTLVTVSYQAVKAAWLDPIKSLKTE; encoded by the coding sequence ATGTTGAGAAACTACCTGAAAATCATTTTCCGTAACCTCTGGAAAAACAAGGGATACGCCGCGATCAACATCGGCGGGCTGGCGATCGGCATGGGCGTGGCCATGCTGATCGGCCTGTGGATTTACGACGAGCTCTCTTTTAACCGCTATTTCAACAACTATGAACGGATTGGCCAGATCCATCAAAATCAGACCCGGAATGGAGAAAAGAAGACAGTGCCTTCATTGCCTGTCCCATTTGTCGGGGAGTTGAAAACACATTATGCGGGTTATTTCAAACACATCGTCGCCTCCACGCAAACGGGAGAATATATACTGACGGCGGGTGACACCAAGTTGTCGCGCAGCGGCCATTTTATCGATGCCGCCGGACCAGAACTGTTTTCCCTCCGCATGCTGCAAGGCTCGTGGTCGGCGCTGGAAGACAAGCAGGGCATTATCCTTTCGCAGTCGGCCGCCCGGGCGCTTTTCGGCGTCGCCGACCCGATGAACCAGATTGTGAAGGTGGACACCGATCTCCACCTCAAAGTCACCGGTGTTTACGAGGATTTTCCACAAAACACGAAGTTTAGCGATGTCCAGTTCATGGGCTCTTGGGACTATTTTCTCGAAAAGAACCGCTGGATGAAGGAGAAGAAATGGGATAACCACGCCATTTGGGTGTTTACGGAGCTGGCTGAGAATACCAGTTTTGAAGCAGCGAGTACGGGTATCAGGCTGTCGGAACTGAGCGTGATCCGCAGAATGGACGATATGAAGGAAGAGGCCGCCACCCGACCTGAAATGTGGGTGCATCCGATGAAAAATTGGCATTTGTATTCCGAATTCCGCAACGGCGCTGTGGGTGACGGGCCGGTGAAATACGTTTGGATGGTTGGCTTGATTGGTTTTTTTGTGCTGTTGCTGGCCTGTATCAACTTTGTAAACCTCAGCACGGCGCGGTCGGAGAAGCGTGCGCGGGAGGTGGGCGTGCGTAAGGCGATCGGTTCGTTGAGGACCCAGCTCATCGGGCAGTTTTTCAGCGAGTCGTTGCTTGTGGTGACGGTGTCTTTCCTGCTGGCGCTGGCCGGCGTGGTGCTGGCATTGCCGTGGTTCAATAATCTGGCGGCGAAGCAAATGATCGTTCCCTGGGACAATCCCTATTTCTGGATCTCCTGTGTGGGCTTTGTGCTGATCACTTCGGTGCTTGCGGGTAGCTATCCGGCTATTTATCTCACGTCTTTTCAGCCTGTAAAGGTCCTGAAAGGCGGAGGCGCTTCTCTCAGGACGCATTTCGGGCGCTTTGCCTACACGCCCCGTCAGGTTCTGGTTGTTTTGCAATTCACCATTTCGGTGACGCTCATCATTTGTACAACGATCGTCTATCGCCAGATTCAGTTCGCGAAACAGCGGTCGGTGGGTTACACACGGGAAGGATTACTGATGATACCCATGAAAACCGACGATTTTTATGGAAAAGCCGGGATTTTCCGGGCAGAACTCAAAAATACCGGCCTGGTGGAAGAAGTGGCCGAGTCGCAAAGCCCGGTAACCGGTGTCTGGTCGGCTAATGACGGTTTCAGCTGGAACGGAATGCCGGAAGGATTTACGGAAACTTTCGCAACCCTCACAGTTTCCGCCGACTATGCGCGAACCGTCGGCTGGCAATTCGTGCGCGGACGCAATTTTTCTGCCAGTTTCGCCTCCGATACTTCCGGCTTTGTGATCAATGAGTCGGCGGCGCGCCTGCTGGGCGTAGCGGATCCGGTCGGGATGGTCGTTTCCTGGAAAAGTCAATGGATGACGGACAACATCCGGAAGCAATTCACGGTGCTGGGTGTGGTGAAAGATATGGTGATGGAATCCCCGTTCGAGGCTGTGCGGCCCACCGTGTTTTTCCTTTCCGGTTCTCCCAACTGGATCAATATCAGGCTTAATGCCCATGTAAGCGCGGCCGAGGCATTACCGGCCATTGAAAACGTATTTAAAAAACTGGTGCCGGCCGCGCCGTTCGAATACAAGTTTGCCGACACGGAATACGACACCAAGTTCAGGAACGAAGAGCGGGTAGGGAAACTGGCCGGTTTTTTTGCGGCGCTGGCGATCGTCATCAGCTGCCTCGGACTGTTTGGACTGGCTTCCTTCACCGCAGAGCAGCGAACCAGGGAAATAGGCATCCGGAAAGTACTGGGCGCGTCGGTAACCGCGTTGTGGCGCATGCTTTCAAGGGATTTCGTCCTGCTGGTGGCGGTAGCGAGCGCCATCGCCGCGCCGCTGGCGTGGTATTCGATGAGCGAATGGCTGAAAAACTACCAGTACCGCACCGAAATAAGTTGGTGGATATTTGTCCTCGCGGCAGCAGGCGCACTCGTGCTCACGCTCGTGACGGTAAGTTACCAGGCGGTGAAAGCAGCCTGGCTCGATCCCATTAAAAGTCTGAAAACGGAATGA
- a CDS encoding ABC transporter permease: MIGSYLKFTLRSLLKNRVYTGINLAGLAVGMAGAIVIFQLVKHHLSTDRYHQNAARTYRVVVDLHLDDGSVEQERGSAFVLHETLKKDFSSVGNAAYVARKEVTIRVDSGGASRKFLEKDLVFTNADYFKIFDYQWISGNASAMSAPNQAIVTERYARKYFGNGQALGKVIRADNRENLVIAGIVADYPAQTDFRYDIFVSLPTIRKIVPEYGYEDWGWIDSNRETYITLRSPDDKAAFEAQMPAFAQKYYGPDDRVFHYRLQDLSDVHFNVAYGGKIKYNTIIVLATVGILLVLIACFNFINLSTAQAFKRSKEVGVRKVLGVSQAQVFWLFIQETALLTVVAGAASIGIAWLFAPVLSRWLGLGLRVNVLTDPLLMVFFAALLLFVIVLAGIYPAFVISNFNPVKAIKGLLKDHNRSFFSVRKGLVVTQFSISFVLIAVSTLIFLQSEFLKNKDLGVDKNLVLHLNLPEAETSKLSALRNELAALPEVAELSFFRSAPSVQTSGGGTIKFENRDWEKFVARSRAADAHFVKTYGLKLVAGRAPAHSDTLNELLINRKLVKALGLKSPEDALNRRLHVGDAGKTGTIVGVLSDFNNGDLYTGIEPTIVYADQKRYRRAGVKLRLISAPTIPRIAAVWQKHFPENVFEYTFYDEEIAAFYQREELATRLTTTFALLSVCLSCLGLFGLAIFAIEQRTKEIGIRKVLGASVAGITAMLSMDFLKLVIVAIVVASPVAWYFMERWLQDFAYRVPVHWGIFVWAGALAAGIALATVSFQSIRAALTDPVKSLKNE, from the coding sequence ATGATAGGCAGCTACTTAAAATTTACGCTTCGCAGCCTGTTGAAAAACAGGGTGTACACGGGAATCAACCTCGCAGGCCTGGCTGTGGGCATGGCAGGTGCAATCGTGATCTTTCAGCTGGTGAAGCACCACCTGTCCACCGACCGTTACCATCAGAATGCCGCGCGTACCTACCGGGTAGTGGTGGACCTGCACCTGGACGACGGCTCGGTGGAGCAGGAGCGCGGTTCGGCTTTTGTTTTGCACGAAACATTGAAAAAGGATTTCAGCTCAGTCGGGAATGCTGCTTACGTGGCGCGCAAAGAAGTTACGATACGCGTTGATAGCGGCGGGGCTTCGAGGAAGTTCCTGGAAAAGGACCTGGTTTTTACCAATGCTGATTACTTCAAAATATTCGACTATCAATGGATCAGCGGGAATGCCTCGGCGATGTCCGCACCGAACCAGGCGATTGTGACGGAGCGTTATGCCCGGAAATATTTCGGGAATGGCCAGGCATTGGGCAAAGTGATCCGTGCCGATAACCGCGAAAACCTCGTGATTGCAGGCATTGTAGCCGACTATCCCGCGCAAACCGATTTTCGTTATGATATTTTTGTTTCGCTCCCAACCATCCGAAAGATCGTTCCCGAGTATGGCTACGAAGACTGGGGCTGGATTGACAGCAACCGTGAAACCTACATTACACTCCGGTCGCCGGACGATAAGGCGGCATTCGAGGCACAGATGCCGGCGTTCGCGCAGAAATATTACGGTCCCGACGACCGGGTGTTCCATTACCGTTTGCAGGACCTGTCCGATGTGCATTTTAATGTCGCATATGGCGGGAAAATCAAGTATAACACCATCATTGTCCTCGCAACGGTGGGCATTTTGCTCGTTCTCATCGCGTGTTTCAACTTCATTAACCTATCCACGGCCCAGGCATTCAAGCGCAGCAAGGAAGTGGGCGTGAGAAAAGTGCTCGGCGTATCGCAGGCGCAGGTATTCTGGCTGTTTATCCAGGAAACCGCATTGCTGACTGTCGTCGCCGGAGCGGCATCCATTGGCATAGCCTGGCTTTTTGCGCCGGTACTGAGCCGGTGGCTCGGACTAGGTCTACGGGTGAATGTGCTGACAGATCCGCTATTGATGGTATTTTTTGCCGCGCTGCTGCTTTTTGTAATCGTGCTCGCGGGTATTTATCCGGCATTCGTCATTTCAAATTTCAATCCCGTAAAGGCGATCAAAGGCTTGCTGAAAGATCATAACCGCAGCTTTTTCTCCGTCAGAAAAGGGCTTGTGGTGACGCAGTTCAGCATTTCGTTTGTCCTGATCGCCGTTTCTACACTGATATTCCTGCAATCCGAATTTTTGAAAAACAAGGATTTGGGCGTCGACAAAAATCTGGTGCTGCATTTGAACCTGCCGGAAGCCGAAACAAGCAAGCTATCGGCATTGCGCAATGAGCTGGCGGCATTGCCGGAAGTAGCGGAACTGTCGTTCTTCCGCAGCGCGCCATCGGTGCAGACGAGCGGCGGCGGCACCATTAAGTTCGAAAACCGTGACTGGGAGAAATTCGTGGCACGTTCCAGGGCAGCGGATGCGCATTTTGTAAAAACCTACGGCCTGAAACTGGTCGCAGGACGGGCTCCGGCGCATTCGGACACGCTCAATGAACTGCTGATCAACCGGAAACTGGTGAAAGCACTCGGCCTGAAATCGCCCGAAGATGCATTGAACCGGCGTTTGCACGTGGGCGATGCGGGTAAAACGGGCACTATCGTGGGCGTGCTGTCGGATTTTAACAATGGCGACCTCTACACCGGCATCGAGCCGACGATCGTCTATGCCGACCAGAAGCGCTACCGCCGGGCGGGCGTCAAGCTCAGGCTTATCAGCGCGCCTACCATCCCGCGGATCGCCGCCGTTTGGCAAAAACACTTCCCTGAAAATGTTTTCGAGTATACTTTCTACGACGAAGAGATAGCGGCATTCTACCAGCGCGAGGAACTCGCGACGCGCCTGACGACCACTTTTGCATTGCTGTCGGTTTGCCTTTCATGCCTGGGATTGTTCGGGCTCGCCATTTTCGCAATTGAACAGCGCACAAAGGAAATAGGCATCCGCAAAGTGCTGGGGGCTTCGGTGGCGGGCATTACGGCCATGCTGTCGATGGACTTTCTGAAACTGGTGATCGTCGCGATTGTGGTGGCGAGCCCGGTAGCCTGGTATTTTATGGAGCGCTGGTTGCAGGACTTTGCATACCGCGTGCCGGTCCATTGGGGCATCTTCGTTTGGGCAGGCGCGCTGGCTGCAGGCATTGCCCTGGCGACCGTCAGTTTCCAAAGCATCCGCGCCGCATTGACCGACCCCGTGAAGAGTTTGAAAAATGAATAG
- a CDS encoding capsule assembly Wzi family protein: protein MPRSFTFSVAALLAIISGPVFAQKSTLMSQVEASAEAGAYWSSNNETPFWLKTNQFGAVPDRTTSGVVQASVRRNYVFYDSLSARPRKLDWSAGVSPVGIYNKDNRFEFVLPEAHASVRFKRVELWAGRRREVMGLGDTTFSSGFYAMSGNSLPVPKVQIGTVGFTPLKFTRNFIAVHAGFAHGWFNADYIQGVRLHQKFLYLRFGKNKSKVYAGLNHNVLWAGHSDYLKEHPELAVNGELPSSWSIYPNVVFAFTSKKWFEKNGYGAFDSYRVGNHLGSYDIAFETTVGKYRLFAYHQHPFEDVSSMLFKNIPDGLYGINLKLNGKPGRFAITHLTLEFLSTKDQSGSEFYIPGSKYQGADNYFNHTQYSEGWSYQGRTVGTPFISPGKDMDQSKLSNYRYFPNNRVNMWYLGIQGKAGRLLTLSLRGSYSRNFGTPGADFDPPRGQFSSVLGAQYLLPRGRNLSIIARVATDQGDVFTRRTGGYIGIRKDW, encoded by the coding sequence TTGCCGAGATCCTTTACTTTCAGTGTTGCTGCGCTTCTTGCGATTATCTCAGGGCCGGTTTTTGCCCAGAAAAGCACGCTTATGTCGCAGGTGGAGGCAAGTGCCGAAGCGGGTGCCTACTGGTCGTCCAACAACGAAACGCCGTTTTGGCTTAAAACAAACCAGTTTGGCGCGGTCCCCGACCGCACCACCTCGGGCGTGGTACAAGCGTCGGTGCGGAGAAATTATGTTTTCTACGACAGCCTCTCCGCCCGGCCAAGGAAGCTGGACTGGAGTGCCGGCGTGAGTCCGGTAGGGATTTATAACAAAGACAATCGCTTCGAATTCGTCTTGCCCGAGGCACATGCCAGTGTGCGCTTTAAGCGTGTGGAGCTGTGGGCCGGGCGCAGGCGCGAGGTAATGGGGCTGGGGGATACTACATTTTCTTCCGGTTTCTACGCCATGTCGGGCAACTCGCTGCCGGTACCCAAGGTGCAGATCGGAACGGTGGGATTCACCCCGCTGAAATTCACACGGAATTTCATAGCGGTCCATGCCGGATTTGCCCACGGCTGGTTCAATGCCGATTATATTCAGGGCGTGCGGCTGCACCAGAAGTTTCTTTACCTGCGTTTCGGGAAAAACAAAAGCAAGGTGTACGCCGGATTGAACCATAATGTACTTTGGGCCGGGCATTCGGATTACCTCAAAGAGCATCCGGAGCTTGCCGTGAACGGGGAACTGCCCTCGTCGTGGTCGATTTACCCGAATGTGGTGTTTGCTTTCACGTCCAAAAAATGGTTTGAAAAGAACGGTTACGGGGCTTTCGATAGCTATCGGGTTGGTAATCACCTGGGGAGCTATGACATTGCATTTGAAACAACAGTGGGCAAATACCGGCTGTTTGCCTATCACCAGCATCCTTTCGAAGATGTGTCGAGCATGCTTTTCAAGAACATTCCCGACGGACTTTACGGCATTAATTTGAAACTTAATGGCAAGCCAGGCCGCTTTGCCATTACGCATCTCACCCTGGAATTCCTGAGCACGAAAGATCAGTCGGGGTCGGAGTTTTATATTCCCGGGAGCAAGTACCAGGGCGCGGACAACTATTTCAACCACACGCAGTACTCGGAAGGGTGGTCGTACCAGGGCCGAACGGTGGGAACGCCGTTCATTTCGCCCGGAAAGGATATGGACCAGTCGAAGCTGAGCAACTACCGGTATTTCCCCAACAACCGGGTGAATATGTGGTACCTGGGCATTCAGGGCAAGGCGGGCAGGCTGCTGACGCTCTCGCTACGAGGCTCTTACAGCCGGAATTTCGGGACTCCGGGGGCCGACTTCGACCCGCCGAGAGGGCAGTTTTCATCGGTACTGGGCGCGCAATATTTGCTTCCCCGCGGCAGGAACCTCAGCATCATAGCGCGCGTAGCCACGGATCAGGGCGATGTGTTTACCCGGCGGACCGGCGGGTATATCGGTATCCGTAAAGACTGGTAA
- a CDS encoding ABC transporter permease, with protein MLRNYLKIALRNIWKNKAFSAINIVGLAVGMAACIVIMLFVSYERSFDRMHSKHIFRLNEVQTFDGMTSQNVALSMYPMGPTLKQEFSEVKSFVRINGTGKMPVFYNGKRVELNQSFLTDPDFFSMFDFKLEEGDSRKVLTEPNSVVLTRTTVSKLFGNEDAIGRNIHLYANDTLTLKVTGIMEDVPGNSHLQFDALVSFNTIAKPDFMENWGSNYLNTYLELAAQTDVAALEKKFPAYLKRHMKDEHWKHFKLFLQPLKDIHAGSTDITHDYINFQKFDVRYTYVFSIIAAIVLIIACVNFMNLSTARSAARAKEVGIRKSIGARRAELARQFIGESVLLALLALVLAAGIVWLVMPAVANFSRRPLDFSFIENPLLLPVLLTGTVLIGIASGVYPAFFLSAYEPVKVLKGLVRSGKSSFRNALVVAQFSSAVFLIIATAFAVKQLNYMLDKHPGFEKDQVVVIPLDSRSDTKYEALKREMLRSAFVGNVTGSQQRLGNNLHQTAVNFQGTGAKRELTSSQIIVDPDFLSLYQIKLIAGRDFTDNPADNGKTYIINKALAKELLLKEPTLTMETLIGKRFGFYGMDSLSSIVGVVEDFNFNSLHHQIEPLCIFNQKDWMYSEMSVRIKGKDARQAVTAMQAAWSKILPQEPFRYSFLDEHFAEMYRADSQVSEIVGILAGLAVFISCLGLFGLASYSAERRIKEIGVRKVMGASVAGIVALLSRDFLKLVLLAILIASPLAWFAVRAWLKDFAYRIDIEWWMFLLAGVLAVLVALLTVSFQSIKAALMNPVNSLRTD; from the coding sequence ATGCTCAGAAATTACCTCAAAATCGCCCTCCGGAACATCTGGAAGAACAAGGCTTTTTCGGCCATTAACATCGTTGGACTTGCGGTAGGAATGGCTGCCTGCATTGTGATTATGCTGTTCGTTTCGTACGAGCGCAGCTTCGATCGGATGCATTCAAAGCATATTTTCCGGCTCAACGAAGTGCAGACGTTCGACGGCATGACTTCACAGAATGTCGCATTGAGCATGTACCCGATGGGGCCGACGTTGAAACAGGAATTTTCGGAGGTCAAAAGCTTTGTGCGGATCAACGGAACGGGGAAAATGCCGGTTTTTTACAATGGTAAGCGGGTGGAGCTGAACCAGTCGTTCCTGACCGACCCGGATTTTTTCAGCATGTTTGATTTCAAACTCGAAGAGGGTGACAGCCGTAAAGTGCTGACTGAGCCGAATTCGGTGGTACTCACGCGCACGACCGTTTCCAAACTGTTCGGCAATGAGGACGCGATAGGCCGGAATATCCACCTTTACGCCAACGACACCCTCACGCTCAAAGTGACGGGGATTATGGAGGATGTGCCGGGCAACTCGCATTTGCAGTTTGATGCGCTGGTATCGTTCAATACCATCGCCAAGCCCGATTTCATGGAAAACTGGGGAAGTAATTACCTCAATACTTACCTCGAACTGGCCGCGCAAACGGACGTGGCAGCTCTGGAAAAGAAGTTTCCGGCTTACCTCAAAAGGCACATGAAGGACGAGCACTGGAAGCATTTCAAGCTCTTCTTGCAGCCGTTAAAGGACATCCACGCCGGCTCTACGGACATTACCCATGATTACATCAACTTCCAGAAGTTCGACGTCCGGTACACCTATGTATTTTCAATCATCGCGGCGATTGTGCTCATTATCGCCTGTGTGAACTTCATGAACCTGTCCACCGCCCGCTCTGCCGCACGTGCGAAAGAGGTGGGCATTCGCAAGTCGATAGGGGCGAGGCGGGCCGAACTGGCGAGGCAATTTATCGGCGAATCGGTGCTGCTGGCATTGCTCGCGCTGGTGCTTGCGGCGGGGATCGTTTGGCTGGTGATGCCGGCAGTGGCGAATTTCAGCCGGCGGCCGCTGGATTTTTCCTTTATCGAAAATCCGTTGCTGCTGCCGGTGCTGCTTACGGGAACCGTGCTGATCGGTATTGCTTCGGGCGTTTATCCGGCATTCTTCCTCTCGGCCTATGAGCCTGTGAAGGTGCTCAAAGGTTTGGTGCGTTCGGGCAAAAGCAGTTTCAGGAATGCCCTCGTGGTTGCGCAGTTTTCAAGCGCCGTGTTCCTGATCATCGCTACGGCATTTGCCGTAAAGCAATTGAACTACATGCTGGACAAGCATCCGGGATTTGAGAAGGACCAGGTGGTCGTTATTCCGCTGGATTCGCGGTCGGATACGAAATATGAGGCATTGAAACGGGAAATGCTGCGCAGCGCATTTGTCGGAAATGTCACCGGTTCGCAGCAGCGGCTGGGTAATAACCTGCACCAAACGGCTGTCAATTTTCAGGGAACGGGCGCCAAAAGGGAGCTCACCTCGTCGCAAATCATTGTCGATCCCGACTTTTTAAGCCTTTATCAAATTAAACTGATCGCAGGTCGTGACTTTACCGATAACCCGGCCGATAACGGGAAAACCTACATCATTAACAAAGCATTGGCCAAAGAGCTGCTCCTGAAAGAGCCGACGCTCACGATGGAAACACTGATCGGCAAACGCTTCGGTTTCTACGGAATGGATTCGTTGTCGAGCATTGTGGGTGTGGTGGAGGATTTCAACTTCAACTCTTTGCACCACCAAATCGAACCTTTGTGCATTTTCAACCAGAAAGACTGGATGTACTCCGAAATGTCGGTGCGGATCAAAGGGAAGGATGCCCGGCAGGCAGTTACGGCCATGCAGGCTGCGTGGAGCAAGATCCTTCCGCAGGAGCCCTTTAGGTACTCTTTCCTGGACGAGCATTTCGCGGAAATGTACCGGGCCGATAGCCAGGTGAGCGAAATCGTAGGCATTCTGGCGGGACTTGCGGTGTTTATTTCGTGCCTCGGACTGTTTGGGCTGGCGTCGTATTCGGCCGAGCGGAGGATCAAGGAAATCGGGGTGCGAAAGGTCATGGGCGCCTCGGTAGCGGGCATTGTGGCATTGCTCTCGCGTGATTTTCTCAAACTCGTGCTCCTGGCCATTCTGATCGCCTCGCCACTCGCTTGGTTTGCCGTGCGGGCCTGGCTGAAAGATTTCGCCTATCGCATCGACATCGAGTGGTGGATGTTCCTGCTGGCGGGCGTGCTGGCCGTGCTGGTAGCATTGCTCACGGTGAGTTTCCAGAGTATCAAAGCGGCGCTCATGAACCCCGTTAATTCGCTCAGGACCGATTAG